From the Excalfactoria chinensis isolate bCotChi1 chromosome 1, bCotChi1.hap2, whole genome shotgun sequence genome, one window contains:
- the LOC140261991 gene encoding granulocyte-macrophage colony-stimulating factor receptor subunit alpha-like has product MNVTAIENFVCVIYNISFMNCTWHVDRNASGDTQYFLYWKTSRKEDYIRCQNYIEDNCGRHTGCRFQNVTIEGNKKGYFLVNESRNGQNILPYKTIIYLYEIEKLTPPLNVTVNCTGVSHSCEIEWQRPHTSHVDRDSCFKYEIVIENKADPEERMKDTSKMERIITGNSYIFDSFNANKRYTVKIRATNNYCSVSENWGEWSTPVEFGGEQLTSTSSYTLLLISAIAASLLLFICIITIYLKTIPAIVLQPKDPFHDISPVNFQTEDQFIKHETEEIITIVEEAA; this is encoded by the exons ATGAATGTCACAGCCATTGAAAATTTTGTCTGTGTGATATATAATATTTCCTTCATGAACTGCACTTGGCATGTGGACAGGAATGCTTCAGGAGATACTCAGTATTTCCTGTACTGGAAGACCTCAAG GAAAGAAGATTACATCAGATGCCAAAATTACATTGAAGATAATTGTGGAAGACACACAGGATGCAGATTCCAAAATGTGACAATCGAAGGGAATAAGAAAGGTTATTTCCTGGTGAATGAGTCTAGAAATGGACAAAATATTTTGCCCTACAAAACAATAATTTATCTGTATGAAATTG agaaGCTCACCCCTCCATTAAATGTAACTGTGAACTGTACAGGAGTTTCTCACAGTTGTGAAATTGAGTGGCAACGACCTCATACAAGTCATGTGGACAGAGACAGTTGTTTCAAATATGAAATTGTCATAGAAAACAAG GCTGATCCTGAGGAGAGAATGAAAGACACATCTAAGATG GAAAGAATCATCACAGGAAATTCCTATATATTTGACAGCTTCAATGCAAATAAAAGGTACACCGTCAAAATCAGAGCAACTAACAATTACTGCTCAGTGAGCGAAAACTGGGGGGAGTGGAGTACGCCTGTGGAGTTTG GAGGAGAACAACTGACATCTACTTCATCATACACATTACTTCTGATATCAGCCATAGCAGCAAGTCTTCTACTTTTCATCTGCATCAT AACCATTTATCTGAAAACAATACCTGCCATTGTACTACAGCCAAAAGACCCATTCCATGATATCTCTCCAGTGAATTTCCAg acAGAGGATCAATTCATTAAGcatgaaactgaagaaataataacaattgtTGAAGAAGCAGCATAA